From a single Dendrosporobacter quercicolus genomic region:
- a CDS encoding peptide ABC transporter substrate-binding protein codes for MKYKHYLWIIVGIMLLIAGCGREQQNEVKKNEQVRIQPGGQLNYGSLQEPDTLNPLLSEMLASAEVGRLVFSGLVITDNKGEWIADLAKEVPTAGNGGISADGLTVTYQLRSGITWHDGAPFTAEDVQFTWQAIMNPRNNIVLRDGYDKISSIELPDQYTVRVKFKEYYAPFLTLFSTILPKHLLQGADINKSPFNRSPVGTGPFKFADWRIADAIELTANPDYYKGKPKLDTVVYKFLPDANIMLTQVKNGALDLAGNISWNQVDQVKAIAGYHTVISPNMIWEHLDFNLDNSLFQDVRIRQAIALGIDRQALVANVLNHVASPAVGDQSPLSWAYNPALTAAGRNVDEARSLLVQAGWRQGADGVFIKEGRRLTFSLATTGGNKIREGVAQAIAGQLREVGIEVAVQLVDPALFFSETLPRRRFETALYAWVAGVDPDNKSLWNSQQIPSQYNGYKGKNYPGWRNAEVDQLTEQGLRTVDLRTRKMVYFRLQEILLQEYPVVPLYFRANIDVVKNKVVNYKPNPTPAGNFWNAWEIGFSAN; via the coding sequence GTGAAATATAAACATTATTTATGGATCATTGTGGGCATTATGCTGCTGATTGCCGGCTGCGGCCGTGAACAGCAAAATGAAGTCAAAAAAAATGAGCAAGTGCGGATTCAGCCAGGCGGGCAGTTGAATTACGGCAGTTTGCAGGAGCCGGATACCTTAAACCCGTTGTTGTCGGAAATGCTGGCCTCCGCCGAGGTGGGCCGGCTGGTTTTTAGCGGCCTGGTCATCACCGATAATAAAGGTGAATGGATCGCTGATTTGGCCAAGGAAGTGCCGACGGCCGGGAATGGCGGGATCAGTGCAGACGGTCTTACCGTTACTTATCAGCTTCGTTCAGGTATTACCTGGCATGACGGCGCTCCGTTTACCGCCGAGGATGTTCAGTTTACCTGGCAGGCGATCATGAATCCCAGAAACAATATCGTGTTGCGGGACGGTTATGATAAGATCAGTTCAATTGAACTACCTGACCAATATACGGTAAGAGTAAAATTCAAGGAGTACTATGCCCCTTTCTTAACGTTATTTTCGACTATTCTGCCTAAGCATTTGCTCCAGGGAGCGGATATTAACAAGAGTCCGTTCAATCGCTCGCCGGTTGGTACCGGGCCGTTCAAATTTGCGGATTGGCGGATCGCTGACGCCATAGAGCTTACCGCCAATCCGGATTATTATAAGGGAAAGCCGAAGTTAGACACCGTTGTCTACAAATTTCTGCCGGATGCCAACATCATGCTGACGCAAGTAAAAAACGGCGCGCTTGATCTGGCTGGTAATATAAGTTGGAATCAGGTGGATCAGGTAAAGGCAATCGCCGGCTATCATACGGTGATTTCACCCAATATGATTTGGGAACATCTTGATTTTAATCTGGATAACAGTTTGTTTCAGGATGTGCGGATCCGCCAGGCGATTGCTCTCGGTATTGACCGTCAGGCTTTGGTTGCCAATGTGTTGAATCATGTGGCCAGCCCGGCTGTTGGTGATCAATCGCCGCTGTCCTGGGCGTACAACCCGGCGCTTACCGCCGCCGGGCGGAATGTGGACGAAGCCCGGTCTTTACTGGTGCAAGCCGGCTGGCGGCAGGGGGCTGACGGTGTTTTTATTAAAGAAGGCCGCAGGCTGACCTTCTCTTTGGCTACCACTGGCGGCAACAAGATCCGGGAAGGGGTTGCCCAAGCCATTGCCGGCCAGCTCAGAGAGGTTGGTATTGAGGTAGCGGTACAGCTGGTTGATCCTGCTCTGTTTTTTAGTGAAACCTTGCCGCGCCGGCGCTTTGAAACAGCTCTTTATGCCTGGGTGGCGGGCGTGGATCCTGACAATAAAAGCTTGTGGAATTCACAACAAATTCCTTCCCAGTACAATGGTTATAAAGGCAAGAATTATCCCGGCTGGCGCAATGCCGAAGTCGATCAGCTAACTGAGCAGGGATTGCGTACTGTGGATTTGCGCACTCGTAAAATGGTTTATTTTCGGCTGCAGGAAATATTGCTGCAGGAGTATCCGGTAGTGCCGTTGTATTTCCGGGCGAACATTGATGTGGTAAAAAATAAAGTGGTCAACTACAAGCCTAATCCTACACCGGCCGGTAATTTCTGGAATGCCTGGGAAATTGGATTTTCGGCAAATTAG
- a CDS encoding L,D-transpeptidase, which yields MCVQKGLFCMVLLAFILVVAPVGAQQLQLPGSPSVVINLPSRTLELYAGQQLVKVYPVAIGKPVTPTPLGNYTITEKEMNPAWIPPGGGVIVQSGPDNPLGYRWMGFLPLYGIHGTNAPWTVGLTVSNGCIRMQEADAEELYEIIRYGTPVDITYDRVKIRIDDRGQASIGIYPDVYGYREIDLAEVYRKLAASGLAGMASEQFLQRQVQEEPDKQVVFARFFQLKMNGRLLSERGVIVDDTLYIPIWPVAAARHSNVVWNARTGIVQGAQQSVPGRVMGDVIYVTLDHLNQLYNGQKVWNEKENYLEINQGKVMLNGKFLTNDIRILGNVLAIPVEQLADALGLKYSWDTIRKRLRINQLVIPIGMIGNQPYIQITKINEFFQTFVYWDESRQTLELTYPFPG from the coding sequence TGGTCTTATTGGCTTTTATTCTAGTCGTGGCGCCGGTTGGCGCGCAGCAGCTTCAACTGCCCGGTTCCCCCTCTGTTGTCATTAATCTGCCTAGCCGGACGTTGGAATTATATGCCGGCCAACAACTAGTCAAAGTGTACCCGGTAGCGATTGGCAAGCCGGTCACGCCAACGCCGCTGGGCAATTATACAATCACGGAGAAGGAGATGAATCCCGCCTGGATACCGCCTGGGGGCGGGGTTATTGTGCAGTCCGGACCGGATAACCCGCTTGGTTACCGCTGGATGGGGTTTTTACCTCTATACGGCATCCATGGAACGAATGCGCCGTGGACTGTCGGCCTGACCGTTTCCAATGGCTGCATACGCATGCAGGAAGCTGACGCTGAGGAACTATACGAAATCATTCGATATGGCACGCCGGTGGACATTACCTACGACCGTGTTAAAATAAGGATTGATGACCGGGGGCAGGCGTCGATCGGCATTTATCCTGATGTGTATGGCTACCGGGAAATCGATCTTGCCGAAGTATATCGCAAGCTGGCTGCTTCTGGTTTAGCGGGGATGGCAAGTGAGCAGTTTTTGCAAAGGCAGGTACAGGAAGAGCCGGATAAACAAGTGGTATTTGCCCGTTTTTTTCAACTGAAAATGAATGGCAGGCTTTTATCCGAACGCGGCGTAATTGTGGATGACACCTTGTATATCCCGATATGGCCGGTTGCGGCGGCCAGGCACAGCAATGTTGTCTGGAATGCCCGGACCGGCATCGTTCAAGGGGCGCAGCAGTCTGTGCCGGGACGGGTGATGGGTGATGTGATTTACGTTACTTTAGATCATCTGAATCAACTTTACAACGGTCAAAAGGTTTGGAATGAAAAGGAGAATTATCTGGAAATAAATCAAGGCAAGGTAATGTTGAATGGTAAATTCTTAACGAACGATATCAGGATATTGGGAAATGTGCTGGCAATTCCGGTCGAACAGCTTGCGGATGCTTTGGGGCTTAAGTATAGCTGGGATACTATCAGGAAACGCCTCCGGATCAATCAGCTGGTTATACCAATTGGTATGATCGGCAATCAGCCTTATATCCAAATTACTAAAATTAACGAGTTTTTTCAAACCTTTGTTTATTGGGACGAAAGCCGCCAAACACTGGAATTAACGTATCCGTTCCCCGGTTGA
- the coaE gene encoding dephospho-CoA kinase (Dephospho-CoA kinase (CoaE) performs the final step in coenzyme A biosynthesis.) encodes MYVIGLTGGIASGKSTVSKILFEAGAFILDADQIAHDVVKPHSPAWADIVNTFGKAVLCTDRTVDRRKLGNIIFQDEPARKRLEAIMHPHVRQCIDENLTEYARQDGKIAVVDVPLLYEVGWQQLANEVWVVYVERDTQLQRLLNRNGLSPAQARARIAAQMDLAAKAGLADVVIDNSRELQYTRSQVLAAWKQAVKRAALQ; translated from the coding sequence ATGTATGTTATCGGTCTCACTGGCGGTATAGCCAGCGGTAAGAGTACGGTGAGCAAAATACTGTTTGAAGCGGGCGCCTTTATCCTGGATGCCGATCAGATTGCTCATGACGTCGTCAAGCCGCACAGCCCGGCCTGGGCGGATATTGTCAATACGTTCGGTAAAGCTGTTTTATGTACCGACAGAACGGTTGACCGTCGGAAGCTGGGCAATATTATTTTTCAGGACGAGCCTGCCCGCAAACGTCTGGAGGCGATTATGCATCCCCATGTCAGACAGTGCATTGATGAGAATTTAACCGAATATGCACGGCAAGACGGCAAAATTGCGGTAGTGGATGTACCTCTGCTGTATGAGGTTGGCTGGCAGCAGCTCGCGAATGAAGTCTGGGTTGTTTATGTTGAACGCGATACGCAGCTGCAGCGCCTGTTGAACAGGAACGGATTGTCGCCAGCCCAGGCCAGGGCCAGAATCGCGGCGCAGATGGATCTGGCCGCAAAGGCCGGGCTTGCCGATGTGGTCATTGACAATAGCCGTGAGCTTCAATATACACGAAGTCAGGTGCTTGCCGCCTGGAAACAAGCGGTGAAGCGGGCGGCTCTGCAATAG
- a CDS encoding lytic transglycosylase domain-containing protein: MRILAWMRILVLGALLIVFAAYAGFNSDWFQKRYVYPYPYQDLVYQYALENELDPLLVAGVIRVESKFVPQARSPKGAIGLMQLMPETAEWIAEQMNFPGFELEDLQNPEVNIQFGTWYLASLHKEFQGNEVLMLAAYNGGRGNVKQWMQRYGWSMDFQAFHQIPFKETREYVGRVLHDKQRYQDLYGR, from the coding sequence TTGCGTATTTTAGCCTGGATGAGAATCCTGGTCCTTGGTGCTTTGCTGATCGTTTTTGCTGCTTATGCCGGCTTCAACAGTGACTGGTTTCAAAAAAGGTATGTCTATCCGTACCCCTATCAGGATTTGGTGTATCAGTATGCTCTGGAAAATGAGCTTGATCCGCTGCTGGTGGCCGGCGTCATCCGGGTTGAGAGCAAATTTGTTCCGCAGGCCCGTTCGCCCAAAGGCGCCATTGGCTTAATGCAATTGATGCCGGAAACGGCGGAATGGATTGCAGAGCAGATGAATTTTCCCGGGTTTGAACTGGAGGATTTGCAAAATCCCGAAGTCAATATTCAATTTGGCACCTGGTATCTGGCTTCACTACATAAGGAATTTCAAGGCAACGAAGTTTTGATGCTGGCCGCTTATAATGGCGGCCGGGGTAATGTAAAACAGTGGATGCAGCGTTATGGCTGGTCCATGGATTTTCAGGCGTTTCATCAAATACCGTTCAAGGAGACCAGAGAATATGTGGGGCGGGTTTTGCATGACAAGCAACGCTATCAGGATTTATACGGCAGGTGA
- the polA gene encoding DNA polymerase I — protein MKQKMMIIDGSSLIHRAFYALPLLTTASGQHTNAVYGFATMLVKLLADYKPDAIAVAFDKGRVTFRNEVYGQYKAHRKATPAELSEQFPLVQQLLAAFGITVMEEAGYEGDDIIGTLTAKAVAAGFAVIIVTGDRDALQLLQPAVQVMLTRKGISDMEMFDTGIFKAKYGVEAAQLIDLKGLMGDTSDNIPGVPGIGEKTALKLISEFGTVENLLRNIDQVPGKKLQENLRNNVELAVVSKQLATIITDMPMDFNPDSYKMEPDCENIRALFTRFEFKSLLARMDVLFPGNSSSSPEVEDVSREAPTVCDRSAALAVAAAIRQQKAMFFFPVITGRIPSLVFAGLAVMAAEDQPVYIPAGTEAWDEMLALLADDRIGKVTHEVKSVYAACRQEKVSFAGPAFDTALAAYLIDPTASEYPLAGLREKYLGLSSGQAGKPTIDQGYAAWAVQVIQPLYPVLERKLKELELVKLYYEIELPLVSVLTAMETDGIAIDSGHLAVMSAEIAGKVDGLLSEIYQLAGEEFNVNSTKQLGQILFDKLKLPVIKKTKTGYSTDAEVLEKLAGQHPLIDQLLEYRLLTKLKSTYLDGMQGLVNATTKRIYTSFNQLVTATGRLSSSDPNLQNIPIRSEAGKRIRELFIPGDGYHYLMSADYSQIELRVLAHMSGDANLMDAFRANQDVHTRTAAEVFGVHMNEVTAEMRRRAKAVNFGIVYGISDYGLSRDLGVTRKEAAQYIESYFDKCRGVKAFIDQVVKEAHENGYVTTLFGRRRYLPEINSSNYNQRSFAERTAMNTPIQGTAADVIKKAMIDVYRELTQRQLKSRLLLQVHDELVLEVSNEETAEVSQIVQQAMENAVKLDVPLVADVKLGENWARAK, from the coding sequence ATGAAGCAGAAAATGATGATTATTGATGGAAGCAGTCTTATTCATAGAGCGTTTTATGCCTTGCCGTTGTTAACTACCGCCAGTGGCCAGCACACAAATGCAGTGTATGGTTTTGCAACGATGCTGGTAAAGCTTTTGGCTGACTATAAACCGGATGCAATTGCAGTGGCTTTTGATAAAGGCCGGGTTACCTTTCGCAATGAGGTTTACGGACAATATAAGGCTCACCGGAAAGCTACGCCGGCCGAGTTATCCGAACAGTTTCCGCTGGTGCAGCAATTGCTGGCGGCTTTTGGGATAACGGTAATGGAGGAAGCTGGTTATGAAGGCGATGATATCATCGGTACACTAACCGCCAAGGCTGTTGCGGCTGGTTTTGCGGTAATCATTGTGACCGGGGACCGGGATGCTTTGCAATTGCTGCAACCTGCGGTACAGGTGATGTTAACCCGTAAGGGCATTTCTGATATGGAGATGTTTGACACCGGGATTTTCAAAGCCAAATATGGTGTGGAAGCGGCGCAGCTTATTGATTTAAAAGGGCTGATGGGCGATACATCGGATAATATTCCGGGAGTGCCGGGAATTGGCGAGAAAACTGCGCTTAAACTGATTAGCGAATTTGGCACTGTAGAAAATTTATTAAGGAATATTGATCAGGTGCCTGGCAAGAAACTCCAGGAGAATCTACGCAACAATGTGGAATTGGCTGTTGTTTCCAAGCAATTGGCCACCATTATCACTGATATGCCAATGGACTTCAACCCGGATAGTTATAAAATGGAGCCTGATTGTGAAAATATCAGGGCTTTGTTTACCCGGTTTGAATTTAAAAGTTTGCTGGCCCGGATGGACGTTTTATTTCCTGGGAATAGCAGCAGCAGTCCGGAGGTCGAAGACGTCAGCCGTGAGGCGCCGACTGTCTGTGATCGCAGTGCGGCGTTGGCTGTCGCCGCAGCAATTCGTCAGCAGAAAGCCATGTTTTTTTTCCCGGTCATTACCGGGCGCATTCCCAGTCTGGTATTTGCGGGCCTAGCGGTGATGGCGGCGGAAGATCAGCCGGTATATATACCGGCCGGGACTGAGGCCTGGGATGAAATGCTGGCGTTACTCGCGGATGACCGTATTGGCAAAGTAACCCACGAAGTAAAGAGCGTTTATGCCGCCTGCCGGCAGGAAAAAGTGAGTTTTGCCGGTCCGGCCTTTGATACGGCTTTGGCTGCATATTTGATTGACCCTACGGCAAGTGAATATCCTCTTGCCGGGCTTAGAGAAAAGTATTTGGGTTTGTCTAGCGGACAAGCCGGCAAACCTACGATTGACCAGGGTTACGCCGCCTGGGCGGTGCAGGTGATTCAGCCGCTGTATCCGGTGCTTGAGCGTAAGCTGAAGGAGCTGGAGCTGGTTAAGTTATACTATGAAATTGAATTGCCGCTGGTTAGTGTGCTGACCGCCATGGAGACGGACGGTATTGCGATTGACAGCGGGCATTTGGCGGTGATGTCAGCAGAGATTGCCGGTAAAGTTGACGGACTTCTCAGCGAAATTTATCAATTGGCCGGCGAGGAGTTCAATGTCAATTCGACCAAGCAGCTTGGGCAAATCTTGTTTGACAAACTGAAACTGCCTGTCATCAAAAAGACGAAAACCGGCTATTCCACAGATGCCGAAGTTCTGGAAAAATTGGCCGGCCAGCATCCGCTGATTGATCAATTGCTTGAGTACAGGCTGCTGACCAAACTGAAGTCAACCTATCTGGATGGAATGCAAGGGCTGGTCAATGCAACAACCAAGCGCATTTACACTTCTTTCAACCAACTGGTGACCGCTACCGGCCGACTGAGCAGTTCCGATCCTAACCTGCAAAATATTCCTATCCGTTCGGAGGCCGGCAAACGCATCCGGGAACTCTTTATTCCGGGCGACGGTTATCATTATCTGATGTCGGCCGACTATTCACAGATTGAGCTTAGAGTATTGGCTCATATGTCAGGTGACGCCAACCTGATGGATGCTTTTCGCGCCAATCAGGATGTTCACACCAGAACCGCAGCCGAAGTATTTGGCGTACATATGAATGAAGTGACGGCTGAAATGCGCCGGCGTGCCAAGGCTGTAAACTTTGGCATTGTATATGGCATCAGCGACTATGGCCTGTCCCGGGATTTGGGCGTTACCCGCAAGGAAGCGGCGCAATATATTGAAAGTTATTTCGATAAATGCCGCGGTGTAAAGGCTTTTATTGACCAGGTAGTCAAGGAGGCCCATGAAAATGGGTATGTAACGACACTGTTTGGCCGGCGGCGCTATTTGCCGGAAATCAACAGCAGCAATTACAATCAGCGCTCTTTTGCCGAACGTACCGCAATGAATACGCCAATTCAGGGAACGGCGGCTGATGTTATCAAGAAAGCGATGATTGATGTTTATCGCGAGCTGACGCAAAGGCAGCTAAAGAGCCGTCTTTTACTGCAAGTTCATGATGAATTGGTATTGGAAGTTAGTAACGAAGAAACTGCAGAAGTTTCTCAAATAGTGCAGCAGGCAATGGAAAATGCCGTTAAGCTGGATGTGCCGCTGGTTGCTGATGTGAAATTGGGAGAAAACTGGGCTAGAGCCAAATAA
- the mutM gene encoding DNA-formamidopyrimidine glycosylase, with product MPELPEVETVRRTLVDKITGCQIKNVDIKLPRLIKWPSAHEFKALITGRTIITLARHGKYLLLYLDNEMIVVIHLRMTGRLYYVSTADLTDQFSRIVFELSNGDHLLYADTRTLGTLYAMRPDELWRISGLASLGPEPLSPEFTKEYLAGILHKSKGKIKALLLNQKVVAGLGNIYVDEALAIAGLHPERTANSLNRAEAERLYSAINQVIADGIAHGGTTFRDYRDGAGKSGSHQNHLRVYGRKDLHCYQCGAQIVKKEVAGRGTHFCPHCQR from the coding sequence ATGCCGGAATTACCGGAAGTTGAAACCGTCCGCCGGACGCTTGTCGATAAAATAACCGGCTGTCAGATAAAAAATGTCGATATTAAGCTGCCGCGTTTAATCAAGTGGCCGTCGGCCCATGAGTTTAAGGCCTTGATTACTGGTAGAACAATTATCACGCTGGCCAGGCACGGCAAATATCTTTTGCTGTATTTGGATAATGAAATGATTGTGGTAATTCACTTAAGAATGACCGGGCGTCTATATTATGTGAGCACCGCTGATTTAACCGATCAATTTTCCCGGATTGTATTTGAACTTTCCAACGGCGATCATTTATTGTATGCCGATACACGCACGTTAGGAACGCTGTACGCCATGCGCCCGGATGAATTGTGGCGTATTTCGGGGCTGGCTTCATTAGGGCCTGAGCCGCTTTCGCCGGAGTTTACCAAAGAATATCTTGCCGGTATTTTGCACAAAAGTAAAGGAAAGATCAAAGCGCTGCTGCTCAATCAAAAGGTTGTGGCCGGGTTAGGCAATATCTATGTTGACGAAGCCCTGGCCATTGCCGGCCTTCATCCTGAGCGTACGGCCAACAGTCTGAACAGGGCTGAGGCTGAAAGGCTTTATTCCGCCATCAACCAGGTGATTGCTGACGGAATTGCGCATGGGGGCACGACCTTTCGCGATTATCGCGATGGAGCCGGAAAAAGCGGCAGCCACCAGAATCATTTGCGGGTCTATGGCCGGAAGGATTTGCATTGTTACCAATGCGGGGCGCAAATTGTCAAAAAAGAAGTTGCCGGCAGGGGCACGCACTTTTGTCCCCATTGCCAGCGCTAA
- a CDS encoding LysR family transcriptional regulator: MEFRDIQYVLKVAEERSISNAAQKLFITQPSLSQSIARIEESLDVRLFDRSKKPLLLTFAGRQFVKTAYQILNYEKQLHKQMKDIANLKNEHITVGVSQFRGKYFFPKVLPVFYEKYPGITVSIYEDHASGLENAILTGDIDFSVEVLPVKNNELSYTFINKEKHLIVVSPAHPLNNKLRAESSTASYPPIDLCELQNETFIYLLPDSQSRIQITNFFKQENFTPKTILEVKNMETAHALAVSGIGVAFVSEVIIPYCNPEFRGKYYILKDCVPNQLNFGLVYRKNAYLSKAVLAFFAVVKDIFG, translated from the coding sequence ATGGAATTTCGCGATATTCAATATGTGTTAAAGGTCGCCGAAGAAAGAAGTATCTCCAATGCCGCGCAAAAACTCTTTATCACTCAGCCATCTTTAAGCCAGTCCATCGCGCGCATTGAAGAATCCCTGGATGTACGCCTGTTTGACCGCAGCAAAAAACCTTTACTTCTTACGTTTGCCGGAAGGCAGTTTGTTAAAACAGCTTACCAAATTTTAAATTATGAAAAACAGCTCCATAAACAAATGAAAGACATTGCGAATTTAAAAAATGAACATATCACTGTTGGGGTTTCGCAATTCCGGGGTAAATATTTTTTCCCTAAGGTACTTCCGGTTTTCTATGAGAAATATCCCGGTATTACAGTATCCATTTATGAAGACCATGCATCAGGACTTGAAAATGCCATACTTACCGGAGATATCGATTTTAGTGTTGAAGTTCTGCCGGTAAAAAACAACGAGTTATCCTATACTTTTATTAATAAAGAAAAACATTTAATCGTAGTGTCCCCTGCCCACCCGCTTAACAATAAACTACGGGCTGAAAGTTCCACTGCCTCATATCCCCCAATCGATCTATGCGAGCTGCAAAATGAAACTTTTATTTATCTCCTGCCGGATTCTCAATCCAGAATTCAAATTACCAATTTCTTCAAACAAGAAAACTTTACACCAAAGACGATCCTTGAGGTCAAAAACATGGAAACTGCGCATGCCTTAGCAGTATCCGGCATAGGCGTTGCTTTTGTATCGGAAGTTATCATTCCTTATTGCAATCCTGAGTTTCGTGGAAAGTACTATATATTAAAGGACTGTGTACCAAACCAATTAAATTTTGGGCTTGTTTATAGAAAGAATGCTTATCTTTCAAAGGCTGTACTGGCCTTTTTTGCGGTAGTAAAGGATATCTTTGGGTAA